In the genome of Acidovorax sp. 69, the window GCCGCGCATCGCGCTCACGGCCACGGCCGACGACCTCACGCGCGCCGACATCATCGAGCGGCTGCAGCTGGAAGACGCGCGGCTGTTCATCAGCAGCTTTGACCGGCCCAACATCCGCTACCGCATTGAAGAGAAAAAGGACGTCACCACGCAACTGCTGCGCTTCATCGAGCGCGAGCATGCGGGCGAGGCGGGCGTGGTGTATTGCCAATCGCGCAAGCGCGTGGAAGAGCTGGCGGCCACGCTGAGCGACGCGGGCGTCAACGCCCTGCCCTACCACGCGGGCCTGGACACCAAGGTGCGCCAGAAGAACCAGGACCGCTTTCTGCGCGAAGAAGGCATCGTGATGGTGGCCACCATCGCATTCGGCATGGGCATCGACAAGCCCGACGTGCGCTTTGTCGCCCACGTGGACATGCCCAAGAACATCGAGGGCTACTACCAGGAGACCGGCCGCGCGGGCCGCGACGGCCTGAACGCCGACGCCTGGATGGCCTATGGCCTGAACGACGTGGTCAACCAGCGCCGCATGATCGACGAAAGCCCGGCGGGCGAGGAGTTCAAGGCGGCGCTGCGCGGCAAGCTCGATGCGCTGCTGGCGCTGGCCGAGGCCACCGACTGCCGCCGCGTGCGGCTGCTGGCGTATTTTGGCGAGGCCTCCACCCCCTGCGGCAATTGCGACAACTGCCTGACGCCCCCGGCCATCTGGGATGCCACCGATGCGGCGCGCAAGCTGCTGTCCACCATTTACCGCGTGAACCAGGCCAGCGGCATCAGCTTTGGCACCGGGCACATCATGGACATTTTGCGTGGCAAGAACACCGAGAAGGTGGTGCAGTTCGGGCACGAAAAAATCTCGACCTTCGGCATTGGCGCCGACCTGTCCGAACCGCAACTGCGGGGGGTGCTGCGCCAGTTGATTGCCACCGGCGCCCTGGGCCTGCAAAAGGTGATGCTGGAGAGCGGCCACAGCTTTGACACCCTGTGCCTCACCGAGGGCTCGCGCGCGGTGCTCAAAGGCGAAGTGCCGGTGCAGTTGCGCGAATCTGTGTCGTCAGCCCCCGCCAAACGCACCCGCAAGAGCAGCGCCCCACCCGCTGCGGCCGCCAACCTGGGGCCCGACGCCCAGGTGCGCTTCATCAACCTCAAGGCCTGGCGCGCCGAGGTGGCGCGCGAGCACAACCTGCCGGCGTACGTGATCTTCCACGACGCCACGCTGGCGGCCATTGCCGAGCGCAACCCCGGCACGCTCGATGACCTGCAGGGCATCAGCGGCATGGGGGCGAAGAAGCTGGAGGCGTACGGGGCGGACGTGTTGAGGGTGTGCACAAGCGCATAGCCCCGGCGGGGAATGGGCCCGGTGCGTTGTGTGCCCCGCCGTGGACGGCAGACAAAAACTGCAGCGCAATGCCCGCCCGCAGTGCTTGATATGCATCAATCATTGGGCGCAATATCGTCACCAATGGCGCACCAGTGTGTCCCGCATTGCCTGATTTATCCACAGATTCACGACCAATACACTGACCTCACCTTCTGTATGAACGGGGTTGCCAGGCAAAGGCCCAAAAGGTTTTCGCCGCCTCGCACGTGGAAGGGGCACCGTTGTCGAGGTCCTCATGTCATCGCTCCCACTCACGTCTTCTTCGATTGCCTCCCGCGAGGCGAACGATCCCCTGATGCGCATCCTGCGCATGCTCGTGGGCTTTTTCTACCTGCCGCATGTGCTGTCCAAGATCGTCGGCTTTGCAGGCACCGCCGTGTTCTTTGGCAAAGCCGGTTTCCAGCCGCCGGAGGTGTTCGTCGTGTTGTCCGGCGCCATGGAGCTGGCAGTAGGGGTGGCATTGCTGCTGGGCGTGTTCACCAAGTACGCAGCGCTGCTGTCCGTCGGCCTGATGGTGGTGGCTGCGGGCGCGATCATGATCGTCAACGGTGTAGGCTGGTACTGGAACAAGTCCGGCGTGGAGTACCTCGTGTTCTGGGCGGTGGCCTCCCTGGTGGTGTTTGCCAATGAATGGCGCAAAGAACCGGGCCTGCTCGGCTGGGTGCCCGGCCGCAGCTAAAACCAGCGCTTATCCCCAACGCAACCCAAGCGACCAGGGCGGCCTACGACACCACGTGGCCGCCCTGGTCGCTTTATTTTTGTCGTGCATCCGTGGGCTGACCCGGAACGTTGCAGGGCTGCACCTTCCACTGCGCCGCACCGGCGTTGGCCAGCGCATGGCCCAGCACCTGCAGTTCGTCGGTTGGGAACAGGCCTGCATGCCAAGTGGTGCATAAAGAACAAGCGCTCGCACCATTTGCGGGTGCAACACAGTGCTGCCGATGTACTTGAACTGGCCATGCTCCTCGCGCATCAGTGCCTCGAAAAAACAGTGAAGCCTCAGGGGCAAGACGCTCCAACCAAACCGCCGGCCCACGCTGCGAAAGAATTCGTTACAACTCTCCGAAACCGGGATACATTCGGCCCGGCACTTCAACAGTCAACTCACGCAATCAGGAGAGGGTAAGTCGATGTTTTTCAAGCAATTGGTGGCTATAGCACTGCTCACAGGAACAAGCCTGGCACAGGCCTTCGCGCCGCAAGCAGGGACCTGGGTTGTGAGCTCAGAACTAGATGGCAAACCGGGCCGAGGATTGGCTCTTGACGTTCAGAACGACACATTCGTCATGCAGATGTATGCGTACGAGAGCAGTGGCCAACCCACTTTTTATCTGGCAACCGGCAAAATTTCCAATGATCAGGTCTCGGCCCCTTTGATCCGCTACACCGGAGGCCGCTACCTGGGCAGTGGTCCACTCTCTGGCAAGGAAGCTGGCAATGCAGGCACGGTGAGTTTTCGCTTCACCAGTGGGGCAACAGGCTATATCACTCTCCCAGGCGAATCAGAAAAGGCCATCTCCCGATTTAACTTCGGCTACCCATTTGCAGCGTCGAGCCTGGTGGGCATATGGAGTCTGACTTCTCTCGGGTCTGAAGGACTTGTCGCGGATGCCGTGCAACTGAAAAGCAACCTGGGACCGACCTCGAATGGCAATGGCCTTGTCGTGTCATCCGACGGGTTGTTTGGCTGTGAGCATCAGACGTCGGGCGGGCTATCTGGCACGGTGCTTTGCATCAAAATCAACGCCCAAGGACAGCTTCTGAGGTCTTATGTTTTCGCTTACAGCGTGAATGAAGGTGAAGGGTATTCCCAGCGTTCAGGCACCGGCACCCAACAGCTCTTGTCCATTCGCAGACTCACCAACCCACAGGGCGTAGGCACAGGGTTGGTATACAAATCAGAAGAGCAGCAGCCCGTGGTCGAGCACCCTGCGTTGCGTTTTCATATGGGTGAAATCGCTACAAGCAGCTCTTTAAACTGAGCTCCGGGGGCACATGGTTGCCCCCCATTGGCAGCTACTGCCTGCGCAGTGCAAAAGTGGCAAATTGTGCGGCCCATCGAATCGCTTGCTGTGATGTCACGGTCCAGTGCGCTCCAGAGGGCCCCCGGCATTCCTGAAGTGCCCAGCAGACCACGCCCTGATCGGACAGTGCAGTGACCAATTCACACAAGGTCTCTGCACTAAATAGCCCCGAATGCCACGTAGTCCGGCATTCATGCGGCACGCCGCTGGCCACTAACAGACCGAGCGACTCCCACGCACGCACGCCGCTGCCCGGCACACCCGTGATGGCGTCGTAGTGATGTTTGGGCCCCTTGATGTCCAGGCCCACCCAATCGAGCAAGGGCAACACCGCCGCAAGGCGTTCGGGGTACATGCCGCCGGTGTGCAGGCCGGTGGCAAAGCCCATCGCGCGGACCTGGGCCAGCGCGGCGGGCAGCGCGGCCTGCAGCGTGGGCTCGCCGCCCGAGAACACGACGCCATCCAGCAGGCCCCGGCGGCTTTCGAGAAATGCCAGCACCTGCGACCAAGACGTGGCGGTGGGGGCCGCAGCATCGAGCAATTCGGGGTTGTGGCAATAGCTACAGCGCCAGGGGCATCCCTGGCAGTAGACCACCGCCGCCAGGCGGCCGGGGAAGTCGATGGTGGTGAGCGGCGTGAGGCCGCCCACGCGCAGCGACTGCCCGCTGCTGACAGCGATCGGCACGGTGGTGCCGGACGCACTGCCTTGCAGGCTGCGTGTTTCCAGGTCAGCGGCCACAGGCCGATTCAGCAAAGAACTGGCGCTCCTGGTGTTCGCCCTGCTTGCCCACGTTGAAGCTGGACACAGGACGGTGGTAGCCCATGACGCGGGTCCAGACCTCGCAGGGCTGGCGCTCTGCGTCGGTGAGCGGGACGTCGGCGATGGCGGCGTGTTCAGTGGTGGAAAAGTGGCTCATGGATGTGTGCTCCTGGGGGTTGAAAAAGCGGGCTGCAGCGGGCGCTGCGCCGCCCTGGGGCAACAGGGCGTGGAGTGAACGAGGGTCCATCCTGCCCTGTTGAATTACTATGAAATCAATAGCATTTGGCGCTTTATGAATATGCGCTGCAGGCCCATTTGATTCATATTCTTGGAAAACAACCTGGCTCAGGCAGCCAGCGCCGCACGCTTGGCCGCCAGCCGCTCTTCGTCGCAGCGCGGGCAGAACGGGTGTTCGCCCGCCAGGTAGCCGTGCGTGGGGCAGATCGAGAACGTGGGCGTGATGGTGATGTAGGGCAGGCGGAAGTTCGTTAACGCCCGTTTCACCAGCTCGCGGCAGGCCGCGCCGCTGGACAAGCGCTCGCCCATGTACAGGTGCAGCACGGTGCCGCCGGTGTACTTCGATTGCAGGGCCTCCTGGCGCATCAGCGCCTCGAACGGGTCGTCGGTGAAGCCCACGGGCAACTGCGAGGAGTTGGTGTAGTACGGCTGGCTCGCGGTGCCTGCCTGCAGGATGGCAGGCCAGCGCTTCTTGTCTTCCTTGGCGAAGCGGTAGGTGGTGCCCTCGGCGGGCGTGGCCTCCAGGTTGTAGAGGTGGCCGGTTTCTTCCTGGAACTGCGTCATGCGCTCGCGCACGTGGTCGAGCAGGCGCAGGGCGAAGGCGTGGCCCCAGTCGCTGGTGATGTCGTGCAGGTCGGCCGTGAAGTTGCGCACCATCTCGTTGATGCCGTTCACGCCCAGTGTGCTGAAGTGGTTGCGCAGCGTGCCCAGGTAGCGCTTGGTGTAGGGGAACAAACCCTGGTCCATGAGACGCTGGATGAGCTTGCGCTTGGTCTCCAGGCTCTGCTTGCCCAGCTCCATGAGGCGGTCGAGCGCGGCCAGCAGCCCTGCTTCATCGCCCGCGTGCAGGTAGCCCAGCCGCG includes:
- the nrdD gene encoding anaerobic ribonucleoside-triphosphate reductase, producing MSHFSTTEHAAIADVPLTDAERQPCEVWTRVMGYHRPVSSFNVGKQGEHQERQFFAESACGR
- a CDS encoding DoxX family protein, which codes for MSSLPLTSSSIASREANDPLMRILRMLVGFFYLPHVLSKIVGFAGTAVFFGKAGFQPPEVFVVLSGAMELAVGVALLLGVFTKYAALLSVGLMVVAAGAIMIVNGVGWYWNKSGVEYLVFWAVASLVVFANEWRKEPGLLGWVPGRS
- the recQ gene encoding DNA helicase RecQ, yielding MSPAHSVLQDVFGYEQFRGPQEAIVEHVIGGSDALVLMPTGGGKSLCYQVPAIVRQQQGHGVTIVISPLIALMHDQVGALHEAGVSAAFLNSTLSFDEAQDVELRLQTGDITLLYAAPERLNTPRFLGLLDSLYQGGHLALFAIDEAHCVSQWGHDFRPEYRALTVLHERYAGVPRIALTATADDLTRADIIERLQLEDARLFISSFDRPNIRYRIEEKKDVTTQLLRFIEREHAGEAGVVYCQSRKRVEELAATLSDAGVNALPYHAGLDTKVRQKNQDRFLREEGIVMVATIAFGMGIDKPDVRFVAHVDMPKNIEGYYQETGRAGRDGLNADAWMAYGLNDVVNQRRMIDESPAGEEFKAALRGKLDALLALAEATDCRRVRLLAYFGEASTPCGNCDNCLTPPAIWDATDAARKLLSTIYRVNQASGISFGTGHIMDILRGKNTEKVVQFGHEKISTFGIGADLSEPQLRGVLRQLIATGALGLQKVMLESGHSFDTLCLTEGSRAVLKGEVPVQLRESVSSAPAKRTRKSSAPPAAAANLGPDAQVRFINLKAWRAEVAREHNLPAYVIFHDATLAAIAERNPGTLDDLQGISGMGAKKLEAYGADVLRVCTSA
- a CDS encoding anaerobic ribonucleoside-triphosphate reductase activating protein, which produces MPIAVSSGQSLRVGGLTPLTTIDFPGRLAAVVYCQGCPWRCSYCHNPELLDAAAPTATSWSQVLAFLESRRGLLDGVVFSGGEPTLQAALPAALAQVRAMGFATGLHTGGMYPERLAAVLPLLDWVGLDIKGPKHHYDAITGVPGSGVRAWESLGLLVASGVPHECRTTWHSGLFSAETLCELVTALSDQGVVCWALQECRGPSGAHWTVTSQQAIRWAAQFATFALRRQ